One Phaseolus vulgaris cultivar G19833 chromosome 4, P. vulgaris v2.0, whole genome shotgun sequence DNA window includes the following coding sequences:
- the LOC137837194 gene encoding uncharacterized protein has translation MAITAISNSNIEPGFSSAQQKNMNLVAAGGKKPKRCNSPGVRIVGSRIYDSANGKTCHQCRQKTMDFAASCKNSKNGKPCPIKFCQKCLMNRYGENAEEVEKLDNWACPKCRNFCNCSFCRKKRGELPTGQLFHTAKATGFKSVSEMLVAKTSVYEEEHKHDQVLASKVASSMKPIASEKELVVFLSGEMGKENSSERNSSLKLDPVNTQKTSTKICKKAKREELKEISNGKNGNSAGKKKCHKRRKICEEVPNEEKGNANNGTKACNKVSERETKVDTKKLLGTDAEGKSLSGVQIPEHRNHHLISVDPANDFILPMTSAPKQDMQHMNAENCNSTVPIDSCAGAKVQLGIARFASVDMNLVIDKTEEEIHLPPAAELTKILEIELPPENVGDVLQLLEFCRLFGKALDLKKGEAEAILRELVRKQNLRRGQNTLAVQFQIRMLTLILADSENESPSLTIGKGSNSWLKALKDLLAESDHILKDFPLDWLEEGTNGYYNLDLSLKLTLLKFLCDEALGTSKLRSCIEDQNSRHAEDVKEAKSKVAEAMDKEKDLRKQLKNEMVKTIMLKGTPLRMEKRNALLAKLKGEVVQAHDKVLKLKGVLPKEKRDSHAIRIKPEFLDNDGKIFWKLKSYNNECTVLLQDINIQDTTLIEEKWFVYGPEKTEEVDKYISSRTKRLKSNKVSHMLLSETSL, from the exons ATGGCTATTACGGCAATCTCCAACTCCAATATTGAACCCGGGTTCTCCTCTGCTCAGCAGAAGAACATGAACCTGGTTGCTGCCGGTGGTAAGAAGCCCAAAAGGTGCAATTCTCCCGGTGTTCGGATCGTGGGAAGTAGAATCTACGATTCTGCAAATGGAAAAACATGTCACCag TGCCGGCAAAAAACAATGGATTTCGCTGCTTCTTGCAAGAATTCGAAAAATGGGAAGCCCTGTCCCATTAAATTCTGTCAGAAATGCCTCATGAATAG GTATGGAGAAAATGCCGAAGAGGTAGAGAAGTTGGACAATTGGGCTTGTCCAAAATGTAGAAACTTTTGCAACTGCAGCTTTTGCCG GAAGAAAAGAGGTGAACTGCCTACTGGTCAACTGTTTCATACGGCCAAGGCAACTGGGTTTAAATCTGTGTCTGAAATGCTTGTCGCAAAGACTTCTGTGTATGAAGAG GAGCATAAACATGATCAAGTTCTAGCTAGCAAAGTTGCTTCATCCATGAAACCAATTGCATCAGAGAAG gaACTTGTAGTATTTCTCTCAGGGGAAATGGGGAAGGAAAACTCTTCTGAAAGAAACAGTAGTTTAAAGCTTGATCCTGTTAACACTCAGAAGACTTCAACCAAAATATGTAAGAAAGCAAAGCGTGAAGAATTAAAGGAAATATCTAATGGGAAAAATGGTAATAGTGCTGGCAAAAAGAAGTGCCACAAAAGGCGTAAAATTTGCGAAGAAGTTCCAAATGAGGAAAAAGGAAATGCAAATAACGGCACCAAAGCTTGTAACAAAGTCTCTGAAAGGGAAACAAAGGTAGATACTAAAAAATTGTTAGGAACTGATGCTGAAGGAAAATCTTTGTCTGGGGTACAAATACCAGAACATAGAAATCATCACCTTATTTCTGTGGATCCTGCAAATGATTTCATTCTTCCAATGACTTCGGCTCCAAAGCAAGATATGCAGCATATGAACGCTGAAAATTGTAACAGTACTGTACCGATAGATAGTTGTGCTGGTGCCAAAGTCCAATTGGGAATAGCAAGGTTTGCAAGTGTTGATATGAACTTGGTGATAGATAAAACTGAAGAGGAAATTCATTTGCCTCCTGCAGCTGAGTTAACGAAAATATTGGAGATTGAGCTTCCACCTGAAAATGTTGGGGATGTATTGCAGCTCTTAGAGTTTTGCAGACTATTTGGAAAG GCCCTTGATCTCAAGAAAGGAGAAGCTGAGGCCATTTTACGAGAATTGGTACGTAAACAAAATTTGCGTCGAGGACAAAACACTTTGGCGGTTCAATTTCAAATTAGAATGTTGACCCTAATACTTGCTGATTCAGAAAATGA GTCTCCATCCTTGACAATTGGCAAGGGAAGTAATTCATGGTTGAAAGCTCTGAAGGATTTACTTGCTGAATCTGATCATATATTAAAGGATTTTCCTTTGGATTGGCTTGAAGAAGGCACCAATGGATATTACAATTTGGATTTGTCTTTAAAGCTCACTTTGCTGAAATTTCTTTGTGATGAAGCTTTAGGCACTAG CAAATTGAGGAGTTGTATTGAAGATCAAAATTCAAGACATGCAGAAGATGTAAAAGAAGCAAAATCCAAGGTTGCTGAAGCTATGGATAAG gagaaggATCTTAGGAAGCAGTTGAAGAATGAGATGGTTAAAACTATTATGTTGAAGGGGACTCCACTTCGAATGGAGAAGCGTAATGCTCTACTTGCAAAGCTAAAAGGTGAAGTGGTTCAAGCTCATGATAAGGTGCTCAAGTTAAAGGGTGTACTTCCAAAAG AGAAACGTGATTCTCATGCTATAAGAATTAAGCCTGAATTTCTGGACAACGATGGTAAAATATTTTGGAAGCTCAAAAGTTATAACAATGAATGTACTGTTCTTTTACAAG ATATCAATATACAAGATACAACTCTTATTGaagaaaaatggtttgtttatggtCCTGAGAAGACAGAAGAAGTTGATAAATATATTTCTTCAAG GACTAAAAGACTTAAAAGCAACAAGGTTTCTCACATGCTTTTAAGTGAAACAAGTTTGTAG